A genome region from Gadus chalcogrammus isolate NIFS_2021 chromosome 7, NIFS_Gcha_1.0, whole genome shotgun sequence includes the following:
- the jakmip2 gene encoding janus kinase and microtubule-interacting protein 2, with product MAKKTRAKGEKPEALISALQAANEDLRSKLTDIQIELHQEKCKVTKLERDKVQEVKRVREQEQHRHTATLTEQRAKWHEEKQKEVQALREALTRQHEQELARHAKIKDQESQRLKAALNAMRDGSGEKVRTALTLEAKEDARRFFDQERVKLLQEIVELKSTKKQTDEALSNMIQSDKMKAGDLRVEHQQHQEQISKIKWDCEKDVRRLVDEIKSKDRSIFSLEKELESTSGYLQKLQLQKEALDEQLFLAKEAECGLGSPKREIPGRAGDGAEHCGSPDMRRNQRRTAELNSTIRKLEDRNSLLVDERNELLKRVRESEKQCKPLLDKNKLLNKRNDDLTQTIQKLEDKAKSLAKENLEMKERMSSHAPLKKLKSLNDLDQAHDEQELAFLKLQVLEQQTMVDELTRDREKLLRKKRHKRSSRPIKRHIVVDTFFGYDEESMDSETSSVASFRMERTPATPDEDMHQGLANEESELRFRQLTREYQALQRAYALLQEQKGGLLDAEMEAKAQDQLQADTLRYKAKIEDLENELNLKGQDSKWVEEKQLFLRRNQELLDQMERTESDSSRLQQELQDSKDQNELLEFRILELEERERHSPPFNHLRLHPFSEGVSALQIYCMKEGVKDVCIPDLIKLLDILGDNGNLRNEEQVAIIQASTVLSLAEKWIQQIEGTEAALHQKMIDLEIEMEMFCKQKGYLEEELDYRKQTLDQAYLQIQELEATLYNALQQDKVIKYGEPLDELQKDELRTSVEKLRRQMLRKSREYDCQILQERMELLHQAHQRIRDLENKTDIQRRQIKDLEEKFLFLFLFFSLAFILWP from the exons ATGGCTAAGAAAACGCGTGCAAAGGGCGAGAAGCCTGAAGCGCTTATCTCTGCCCTACAGGCGGCCAATGAGGACCTCAGATCCAAGCTTACTGACATTCAGATAGAGCTCCACCAGGAAAAATGCAAG gtGACCAAGCTGGAGCGGGACAAGGTGCAGGAGGTGAAGCGGGTGCGGGAGCAGGAGCAGCACCGCCACACGGCCACGCTGACAGAGCAGCGGGCCAAGTGGCACgaggagaagcagaaggagGTGCAGGCGCTGCGGGAGGCCCTGACGCGGCAGCACGAGCAGGAGCTGGCGCGCCACGCCAAGATCAAGGACCAGGAGAGCCAGCGGCTGAAGGCCGCACTCAACGCCATGCGCGACGGCAGCGGCGAGAAG GTGCGCACAGCCCTGACCCTGGAGGCCAAGGAGGACGCGCGGCGCTTCTTCGACCAGGAGCGGGTGAAGCTGCTGCAGGAGATCGTGGAGCTCAAGTCCACCAAGAAGCAGACGGACGAGGCCCTGAGCAACATGATCCAGTCGGACAAGATGAAGGCGGGCGACCTGCGCGTGgagcaccagcagcaccaggagCAGATCTCCAAGATCAAGTGGGACTGTGAGAAAGACGTCCGCAGGCTg GTGGATGAAATCAAGTCCAAAGACCGCTCCATCTTCTCCctggagaaggagctggagtCGACGTCAGGCTACCTGCAGAAGCTGCAGCTACAGAAGGAAGCTCTGGACGAGCAGCTGTTCCTGGCCAAAGAGGCCGAGTGCGGCCTGGGCAGCCCCAAGCGAGAGATCCCTGGCAGGGCGGGCGACGGGGCGGAGCACTGCGGCAGTCCA GACATGAGGAGAAACCAGCGTCGAACGGCTGAACTGAACTCAACGATACGCAAGTTGGAAGACCGCAACTCACTCCTAGTGGATGAGAGGAATGAGTTG CTGAAGCGAGTGCGAGAATCAGAAAAACAGTGCAAGCCGCTGCTGGACAAGAACAAGCTGCTGAACAAAAGGAACGACGACCTGACCCAAACCATACAGAAACTAGAAGATAAGGCCAAGAGCCTGGCCAAAGAGAACCTGGAAatg AAGGAGAGGATGAGCTCCCACGCTCCGCTGAAGAAGCTCAAGTCTCTGAACGACCTGGACCAGGCTCACGACGAGCAGGAGCTGGCCTTCCTCAAGCTGCAGGTCCTGGAGCAGCAGACCATGGTGGACGAGCTCACCAGA gatAGAGAAAAACttctgaggaagaagaggcaTAAAAGAAGTTCCAGGCCAATAAAG AGGCACATCGTGGTGGACACATTCTTCGGCTATGACGAGGAGTCCATGGACTCTGAGACCTCCTCCGTGGCCTCTTTTAGGATGGAACGGACCCCTGCTACCCCTGATGAAGACATGCACCAG gGTTTGGCCAATGAGGAGTCGGAGCTGCGGTTTCGCCAGCTGACCAGGGAGTACCAGGCGTTACAGCGAGCCTATGCGCTGCTGCAGGAACAGAAAGGAGGCTTACTGGATGCAGAGATGGAGGCCAAG GCCCAAGATCAGCTCCAGGCGGACACTCTGCGCTACAAGGCCAAGATAGAGGACCTAGAGAACGAGCTGAACCTCAAAGGGCAG GACTCGAAATGGGTGGAAGAAAAGCAGCTGTTCCTGCGTCGGAACCAGGAGCTTCTGGATCAG ATGGAAAGGACAGAGAGTGATTCCAGCCGGCTTCAGCAGGAGCTTCAAGACTCCAAGGATCAGAACGAACTCTTGGAGTTCAGGATACTGGAGCTGGAG GAGCGTGAAAGGCACTCCCCTCCCTTCAACCATCTGCGGCTGCACCCCTTCTCTGAAGGTGTCAGCGCGCTGCAGATCTACTGCATGAAGGAAGGAGTAAAG GACGTGTGCATACCTGATCTCATCAAACTGCTCGATATTCTCGGAGACAACGGA aatCTACGTAATGAAGAGCAGGTGGCCATTATTCAGGCTAGCACTGTGTTGTCTCTCGCGGAGAAG TGGATCCAGCAGATCGAAGGGACAGAAGCGGCACTGCACCAGAAGATGATAGACTTGGAGATAGAGATG GAAATGTTCTGTAAGCAGAAAGGGTATCTGGAAGAGGAACTGGACTACAGAAAACAGACATTGGACCAGGCCTATTTG CAAATCCAGGAGTTAGAAGCCACACTCTACAATGCCCTGCAGCAAGACAAG GTGATCAAGTACGGGGAGCCGCTGGACGAGCTGCAGAAGGACGAGCTGCGGACGTCGGTGGAGAAGCTGAGGAGGCAGATGCTCAGGAAGAGTCGCGAGTACGACTGCCAGATCCTCCAGGAGAGGATGGAGCTGCTGCACCAGGCGCACCAG AGAATCCGTGACCTGGAAAACAAGACAGACATCCAGAGGAGACAAATAAAAGATTTAGAGGAAAAG ttcctctttcttttcttgttcTTCTCCCTTGCCTTCATTCTTTGGCCTTGA